The DNA segment CAATAATTAAACGATCTGTTCTCTTATCTACCTTAAATCCTAGATCACAATAATTAGAACCTGTGACTTCTTTTACTTCAGGCATCTCTTCTTTTTGTCTAACACGAACAAAAGGAGCTTGACTATAAAACTTCTGGTATAATTCTATTAATTCACTACTGCCAATATCTTGAATCAAATCCACATAAATAGTACTCATAATCCCCCGCTTTATAGGAACTAAGTGAGGAGTAAAAGAAAGCATCACTTCCTCAGAAGCTAAATTCATTAAATTCTGCTCTATTTCTGAGGTATGGCGATGCTCTGCCACTTTATAAGCTTTAAAACTTTCAGCCACTTCTGAAAAGTGAGTTACCCGACTGGGCTTTCTGCCTGCACCTGTCATCCCGGACTTAGCATCAATAATAATGCTTCGACTATCAATAATCTCTTTTTTTACTACTGGAGCCAAAGCCAAAGTAGCAGAAGTAGGATAACAGCCAGGATTAGCTATAAAATTACTTACTTTAATCTTAGCTTTATATAATTCTGGAAGTCCATA comes from the Sporohalobacter salinus genome and includes:
- the argC gene encoding N-acetyl-gamma-glutamyl-phosphate reductase produces the protein MIKVGVIGATGYAGAELVRLLANHSKVEIEFVTSRSFIGRNISEIYPALTGSVDLKCEELDIKRQSKKVDVVFTALPHGVSMSVVPKLLKENVKVIDLSGDYRYNSQQRYEDWYQEKHESPDLINKAVYGLPELYKAKIKVSNFIANPGCYPTSATLALAPVVKKEIIDSRSIIIDAKSGMTGAGRKPSRVTHFSEVAESFKAYKVAEHRHTSEIEQNLMNLASEEVMLSFTPHLVPIKRGIMSTIYVDLIQDIGSSELIELYQKFYSQAPFVRVRQKEEMPEVKEVTGSNYCDLGFKVDKRTDRLIIVSVIDNLVKGASGQAIQNLNLIFNLEEKEGLDFAGIIP